From Nocardioides faecalis:
CCACGCCGATGATGAGCTCGTCGGCGACGGTGGCGAACCGCTTGCCGAGCGTGGTGGCCTGGGCGGCGACGTTGTGGGAGCGGCCGGCCATCACGGTGGTCTCGTGCTCGGCGGCCAGCCGCCCGAGCCGGGCCAGGGCGGCGATCGCGCGGTCGCGCATCAGGGTCAGCGACTGCTTGACCTGCAGCTGCTCGACGTTCTCGGTGAGGTCGCGCGAGGTCATCCCCTTGTGGATGTGCTCGTGGCCGGCGAGGGCCGCGAACTCCTCGATCCGGGCCTTCACGTCGTGGCGGGTGATCCGCTCCCGGGCGGCGATGGAGCCGAGGTCGACCTTGTCGACGACGGCCTCGTAGGCCTCCACGACACCCTCGGGCACCTCGATACCGAGGTCGCGCTGCGCCTTGAGCACCGCGATCCACAGCTGCCGCTCCAGCACGATCTTGTGCTCCGGCGACCAGATCTGGGCGAGGTCGGCGGCGGCGTAGCGGGTCGCCAGGACATTCGGCACGGTGCGCGAGACGGTCACGGGCATCGATTCTCCCACGCACCGCACCGGCCACCGAACCGTCGGCGCTGCCGCGGACGGGCACCGCCGAGTCGCCCCCTGTGGTTGGCCGAATCGCCCCCTGTGGTGGGCCGAGTCTCCCCCTGTGGTTGGCCGAATCGCCCGCTGTGGCGGCCCGAGTCGTCGGTTGTGGCCGGCCGAGTCGTCTGTCGTGGCCCTCGGAGCGCGGGCCTCAGCCGCGCGCCGGACGGACCAGGACGAGCCGGCCGTCCTCGTCGCTGCCGCGGATCTCGGTGAACCCGGCCTTGGCGGCGACCCGCATGCCGGCCCGGTTCGTCGGCGCGACACCGGCACGCACCCGCACACCCTGGGCGTCGACCGGACCCATCAGCGCCAGCAGCGCCTCGGTGGCCATGCCGTAGCCGCGGGCCTGCGGCACCAGGCCGTAGCCCACCTCGGCCTCGAGCACGCCGTCGTCGGCCGGCTCGGGGGCACCGAAGAAGCCGATCGAGCCGATCACCAGCTCCGCCCCGGATCGGACGATGGAGCGCGGACCCCAGGGGTCGCCCTCGCGCCACAGCACCGCGGCGCCGCGGTCGTCCTCACGGGGGAAGTCGGCGTGCCAGTCCGCCAGCCGCTCGCCGGAGCGGATCGCCGCGACGGTCGCGGCGTCCCACAACACCAGCCGCAGCCGGGCCGTGTGGATCCCCGGCCGCGCGCCGGGAGGCGGGCCGCTCATCGCCCGGCCTCAGGCGTGGGCGCGGGCGTGGGCGGGAGCGGGGGCGCGTCGAGCATCCGCTGCCACCACGCCACGTCGATCCACCGGTCGTGCTTGAGCCCGACCTCGCGCATGACCCCGACCGGCTCGAAGCCGCACGCCCGGTGCAGTCCCTCGCTGGCCGGGTTCGGCAGCGTGATGCACGCCAGCGCCGTGTGGGTGCCGCCGGCGGCGAGCCGGGCCAGCAGGTCGTCGTACAGCAGGCGGCCGAGGCCGCGCCCTGTCGCGGCCGGGTCGAGGTAGACGCTCACCTCGCGGGTGTGGGTGTAGGCACCGCGGGTGCGGTAGGCGGTGGAGTAGGCGTAGCCGAGCACCACGCCGTCCTCCTCGGCCACCACGAAGTGGTCGCCGGGGTGCGCGGAGGCCAGCATCTGCTGCCACTTCGCCCGCGGCGGCGGCTCGAGGTCGAAGGTCGCGGTGCCTTCGCGCACCTCGGTGGCGTAGATCGCCGCGACCGCGTCGATGTCGCCCTCGGTGGCGGGGCGCACGTGTGCCGACCGGCCGGCGGCAGGGGCGCTCACGGCTCAGCCCTCGGCGAGCGAGGCGCCCTCGACCACGCCGAGCGGCTCGGCGGCGATGTCCGAGCGACGCTGCAGGCCATCGAAGGAGATCAGGTCGGCGGCGGCGTAGGCGCGAGCCCGGGCGTCGGAGACGTCGTACCCGACGGCGCGCACAGCGAGCACCCGTCCGCCGGCGGTGACCAGGTGGCGGTGCTCGGCGTCGCCGGGCTCGGGGGCGTCGACGATCGCGGTGCCGGCGTGGATGACGTCGACGTCGTTGACGCCGCCCGCGACCCCGACACCGCGGATCACGTCGCCCTTGGAGGAGGACTCGGGGTAGCCGGCGGAGGCGAGCACCACCGTCACCGAGGCGCCGTCACGGAACCGGGGCGGCTCGACCTCGGCCAGCCGGCCCTGCGCGGCCGCGTGCAGCAGCCCGCCGAGCGGGGAGTCCAGCAGCGCCAGCACGGGCTGCACGTCGGGGTCGCCGAAGCGGCAGTTGAACTCGATGACCCGCGGGCCGGTCTCGGTCAGCGCCAGGCCGACGTACAGGCAGCCGACGAACGGCGCGCCGCGGCGGTTCATCTCGTCCAGGGTGGGCTGCACGACACTCTCCATGACCGTCGTGGCCAGGTCGGCGGGTGCCCACGACAGCGGCGAGTAGGAGCCCATGCCGCCGGTGTTCGGCCCGCGGCCGCCGTCGAAGATCCGCTTGAAGTCCTGCGCCGGCTGCAGCGGGTAGGCGGTGGTGCCGTCGCACACCGCGAACAGCGAGACCTCCGGGCCGGCGAGGAACTCCTCGATCACCACACGCCCGCAGGACGCGGCGTGCGCCTTCGCCTCGGCGCGGTCGCGGGTGACCACGACGCCCTTGCCCGCGGCGAGCGCGTCGTCCTTGACGACGTACGGCGCCCCGAAGGCGTCCAGCGCGGCGTCGACCTCCTCGGGGGTGGTGCAGGTGAAGGAGCCGGCCGTGGGCACACCGGCCGCGGCCATCACCTCCTTGGAGAACGCCTTGGAGCCCTCGAGCCGGGCGGCGGCCGCGGAGGGGCCGAAGACCGCGATGCCGGCCGCGCGCACGGCGTCGGCCACGCCGGCGACCAGCGGCGCCTCGGGACCGATGACGACCAGGTCCGCGCCCACCTCGACCGCCAGCGCGGCGACGGCGTCGCCGTCCATCGGGTCGACCTCGTGCAGCGCGGCGACCGCGCCGATGCCCGGGTTGCCGGGGGCGGCATGCACGGCCTTCACGCCCGGGTCGCGCGACAACGCCAGCGCCAGCGCGTGCTCGCGGCCGCCGGTGCCGATCACGAGACAGGTCAAGGGCTCGGGTGCGTCGCTCACAGGCCACGATCCTACGGCGCCGCCGGGGCGCCTGAGCCCCCGGACGGCGGGAGCACGCGCGGCGCATCACCTGCCGGCTCCGGGGGTAGGTGCAAGCCCGTGCGTCTCTCCCCGCCGCTGCACCCTCGCGTCCGCCCTCGCGCGCGCACCGGCCGCGCGCTGCTCGTCGTGCTCGTCGTGCTGCTGCCGCTCGTCGTGGCCGGCTGCGGCAGCGACGTCGACGAGGACCGGGCCGCGGAGCAGCTGCGCGGTGAGCTGGCGGCACTGCCCGGGGTGGGCGAGGTCGACCTGTCCCAGAGCCGCGACGTCACCGCGGGCCACCGCAACGACTTCACCGTCGCCGTGTCCCCCGGCCTCGATGCCGAGGCGTTGGCCGACCGGATCGACGACGTGCGCCGACTCGGGCGCGGGGCAGGGCTCGACGTCTTCGCGATCACGCTGCGGCTGCGCTCGCCCGAGACCCCGCCCAGCGTGGAGCTGGTGGTCGACGAGGAGAGCGTCGACACCGCCCTGGACACTGCTGCGGTCGCCGACCTGATGCTGTCCGCCGCGAAGGGTGACCTCGCCGGGCACCTGCACCGCCTCGACCTCACCCCGCTCACCGCGGTCGTGGTGCCGGCCTCGGACCGTGCGGTGGCGCCGATCCTGGAGTCGGTGGTGCGCCGCGGGTCCGCGAACGTCGTACGACGCTGGCTGGTGCGCTCCGCCGACGGCGCCCTGGACGACATCGAGATCGACGGCGCACCGCTGGACGCCGGGACCGTGGCGCTGGTGCGCGGGACCGAGCAAGCGCTGGCGGCCCATCCCGACCTCGCCCAGTTCAGCGAGCTCGCGGTCGGCGAGGACCGGCCGGTGCTCACCGTGCACCTCTCGCACGCCCGCGACGTGTCGCACGCCGACTACGGCCGCGACGACCGGCCGGAGCTGTGGCCGATGCTCAGGGCGCTGGTGGACGCTGCCCAGGACGCCGGGCCGTCGCTGCTGCGGGTGCGGCGCACCGGCAGCACCGACCCCGGTCCGGACGCCGAGGGCATCGTGCTGCTCGAGGTCGACGGCACCGAGGTCGCCACGGACCCGCGCTCCCTCGGCTGGGACGAGGCCGCCCGGGCCCATCTCGCCCGGCGCGGCTGAGCCCCGCCGGGCCCACGCTGTCGGCCAGCGCGGTCAGGTCTGCGCGGTCAGGTCTGCGCGGTCAGGTCTGCGCGGTCAGCGCAGCGGGTGCCGCACGATCGCCTGCTCGCGCTCGGGCCCCACCCCGATGACGGAGATCCGCGAGCCGGAGCGCTCCTCCACGTAGGTGACGTAGTCCTGCGCGGCCTGCGGCAGGTCGGAGAAGCTGCGGCACCCGGAGATGTCCTCGCTCCAGCCGGGCAGCGTCTCGTAGATCGGCACGGCGTGGTGGAAGTCGGACTGGTTGACCGGCATCTCCTCGTGGCGCACGCCGTCGACGTCGTAGGCGACGCAGACCGGGAGCTCCTCGAGGCCGGTGAGGGTGTCGAGCTTGGTGAGCACGAAGTCGGTGACGCCGTTGATCCGCGCGGCGTAGCGGGCGATGACGGCGTCGTACCAGCCGCAGCGGCGGGGGCGGCCGGTGGTGGTGCCGTACTCCCAGCCCGCCTTGCGCAGGAACTCGCCCTTGCCCTCGGGGCCATCCAGCAGCTCGGTCGGGAAGGGGCCCTCGCCGACGCGGGTGGTGTAGGCCTTGACGATCGCGATGACCTGGTCGATCCGGGTCGGCGGGATGCCGGTGCCCGTGCACGCCCCGGCGGAGATCGCGCTGGAGGACGTCACGAACGGGTAGGTGCCGTGGTCGACGTCGAGCAGGGTGGCCTGGCCGGCCTCCATCAGCACGACCTCGTCGCGGTCCAGCGCCTCGTTGAGCAGCAGGCTGGTGTCGCAGACGTACGGCGCCAGCCGCTCGGCGTGGCTGCGCAGCTCGGTGACGGTCTGCTCCACCGACGGCGCGCGGCGGTTGTAGATCTTGGTCAGGATCTGGCTCTTCAGCTCGAGCGCGCCCTCGACCTTGGCG
This genomic window contains:
- a CDS encoding adenylosuccinate synthase, with amino-acid sequence MPAIVIVGAQWGDEGKGKATDHLGSQVDYVVKFNGGNNAGHTVVIGDEKYALHLLPSGILTPGCTPVIGNGVVVDIDVLFHEIDGLEARGIDTSSLKLSANAHVIADYNRTLDKVTERFLGSRKIGTTGRGIGPTYADKMNRIGIRVQDLFDEKILTAKVEGALELKSQILTKIYNRRAPSVEQTVTELRSHAERLAPYVCDTSLLLNEALDRDEVVLMEAGQATLLDVDHGTYPFVTSSSAISAGACTGTGIPPTRIDQVIAIVKAYTTRVGEGPFPTELLDGPEGKGEFLRKAGWEYGTTTGRPRRCGWYDAVIARYAARINGVTDFVLTKLDTLTGLEELPVCVAYDVDGVRHEEMPVNQSDFHHAVPIYETLPGWSEDISGCRSFSDLPQAAQDYVTYVEERSGSRISVIGVGPEREQAIVRHPLR
- the purD gene encoding phosphoribosylamine--glycine ligase, translating into MTCLVIGTGGREHALALALSRDPGVKAVHAAPGNPGIGAVAALHEVDPMDGDAVAALAVEVGADLVVIGPEAPLVAGVADAVRAAGIAVFGPSAAAARLEGSKAFSKEVMAAAGVPTAGSFTCTTPEEVDAALDAFGAPYVVKDDALAAGKGVVVTRDRAEAKAHAASCGRVVIEEFLAGPEVSLFAVCDGTTAYPLQPAQDFKRIFDGGRGPNTGGMGSYSPLSWAPADLATTVMESVVQPTLDEMNRRGAPFVGCLYVGLALTETGPRVIEFNCRFGDPDVQPVLALLDSPLGGLLHAAAQGRLAEVEPPRFRDGASVTVVLASAGYPESSSKGDVIRGVGVAGGVNDVDVIHAGTAIVDAPEPGDAEHRHLVTAGGRVLAVRAVGYDVSDARARAYAAADLISFDGLQRRSDIAAEPLGVVEGASLAEG
- a CDS encoding GNAT family N-acetyltransferase, with amino-acid sequence MSAPAAGRSAHVRPATEGDIDAVAAIYATEVREGTATFDLEPPPRAKWQQMLASAHPGDHFVVAEEDGVVLGYAYSTAYRTRGAYTHTREVSVYLDPAATGRGLGRLLYDDLLARLAAGGTHTALACITLPNPASEGLHRACGFEPVGVMREVGLKHDRWIDVAWWQRMLDAPPLPPTPAPTPEAGR
- a CDS encoding GNAT family N-acetyltransferase, with translation MSGPPPGARPGIHTARLRLVLWDAATVAAIRSGERLADWHADFPREDDRGAAVLWREGDPWGPRSIVRSGAELVIGSIGFFGAPEPADDGVLEAEVGYGLVPQARGYGMATEALLALMGPVDAQGVRVRAGVAPTNRAGMRVAAKAGFTEIRGSDEDGRLVLVRPARG